A part of Paenibacillus sp. sptzw28 genomic DNA contains:
- a CDS encoding carbohydrate ABC transporter permease, whose amino-acid sequence MKQQASLTKSETAITRQGSNNLLKRFFAKYGAAYLMLLIPVCCFAVFSLYPIMWALKYVFYFYDGFNQERFTGLINFQRLLNDQLYWQSLWKQALFAMKILLELPLAFVLALLLHTRLRGRNFFRAVFVMPFILPGTTIAMVVYILLNPYNGGINQLLQALGLIDRPIDFLSSGWMAFLSGMLLDAWQNFGINMLFFLVGLSSIPKEVYESADIDGASGWKKIRYISVPMMGRILQIILFLSILGSLKSIGPYLILTNGGPNNATEVTFLFIFHQFFGGESGSNYGYGATVAVVTAIFLLILSVAYFKMTRRMDYH is encoded by the coding sequence ATGAAACAACAGGCGAGCCTGACAAAATCAGAAACGGCAATCACCCGGCAAGGAAGTAACAATCTCCTCAAACGTTTTTTCGCCAAATACGGAGCCGCTTATCTCATGCTGCTCATCCCCGTATGCTGTTTCGCCGTTTTCTCGCTCTATCCGATCATGTGGGCCTTGAAGTATGTGTTCTACTTCTATGACGGATTCAATCAGGAGCGGTTTACCGGACTGATCAATTTCCAGCGGCTGCTGAACGACCAGCTTTATTGGCAGAGCTTGTGGAAGCAGGCATTGTTCGCAATGAAAATTTTGCTTGAACTCCCGCTTGCTTTTGTTCTGGCGTTGCTGCTTCACACCCGCTTAAGGGGGAGGAATTTTTTTCGTGCGGTATTCGTTATGCCGTTTATACTCCCGGGTACGACGATTGCCATGGTTGTGTATATTCTGCTCAATCCTTATAACGGTGGAATCAATCAACTGCTTCAAGCGCTCGGCCTGATCGATCGCCCGATTGACTTCCTGTCGAGCGGATGGATGGCGTTTCTTAGCGGGATGCTGCTGGACGCATGGCAAAATTTCGGTATAAACATGCTGTTCTTTCTGGTTGGATTAAGCAGCATTCCCAAGGAGGTCTATGAAAGCGCGGATATCGACGGAGCCTCAGGGTGGAAAAAAATACGCTATATTTCGGTGCCTATGATGGGACGCATCCTGCAAATTATTCTGTTCCTGTCGATACTCGGATCGCTGAAATCGATCGGACCCTATCTGATCCTGACCAACGGCGGCCCCAATAATGCGACGGAAGTCACGTTTCTGTTCATTTTCCATCAGTTTTTTGGCGGTGAAAGCGGCAGCAATTATGGTTACGGGGCCACTGTTGCGGTTGTGACCGCAATATTTTTGCTCATTTTATCCGTTGCCTACTTTAAAATGACAAGACGTATGGATTATCATTAA
- a CDS encoding carbohydrate ABC transporter permease, protein MKSFLAAVKYTFLTLTGLVTIMPILYVIFSSMKSNQELISGGSLLPKVWTFANYKEVWEELDFSLYFYNSVIFATVTSVLVVFMGAMSGYVYARTDFPGKRLLAILVIGVMFISLGPMTLYPRFQLAVDWGLASSIYTMPIAAMYGLGASLFLYEGFIKSLGKEIDEAAIMDGAGYFKRFYQITLPLMLPITSTFFLLEFVAEWNNYVYPLIMSAGNPDMKTLTVGVVELRNMGNGAAAWNLLMAGSSISIIPVLLVFIIMNRQIVEGLSQGAVKG, encoded by the coding sequence TTGAAATCGTTTCTTGCTGCGGTAAAATATACGTTCTTGACATTAACCGGCTTGGTCACGATCATGCCGATCCTATATGTAATCTTCAGCTCCATGAAATCCAATCAGGAGCTCATATCGGGCGGCAGTTTGCTTCCGAAAGTGTGGACGTTCGCCAATTATAAGGAAGTTTGGGAGGAACTGGACTTCTCGCTATACTTCTACAATTCCGTAATCTTTGCTACTGTTACTTCAGTACTGGTCGTATTTATGGGCGCTATGTCGGGATACGTATATGCCAGAACCGATTTTCCCGGGAAACGGCTGCTTGCAATACTCGTGATTGGCGTTATGTTCATCAGCCTCGGACCGATGACCTTATATCCGAGATTCCAGCTTGCGGTAGATTGGGGACTTGCGTCCAGCATCTATACAATGCCGATTGCCGCTATGTACGGTCTCGGAGCCAGCTTATTTCTATATGAAGGGTTTATCAAATCCCTCGGGAAAGAAATCGATGAAGCGGCGATAATGGACGGGGCCGGTTATTTCAAACGTTTTTACCAAATCACTCTGCCGCTTATGCTTCCCATCACCTCAACCTTTTTCTTGCTGGAATTCGTGGCGGAGTGGAACAACTACGTGTATCCTTTAATTATGAGCGCCGGTAATCCCGACATGAAAACGCTTACGGTCGGAGTTGTCGAGCTGCGCAATATGGGGAATGGAGCCGCCGCGTGGAACCTGCTTATGGCGGGATCATCCATCTCCATTATACCGGTGCTGCTCGTATTTATAATCATGAACCGGCAGATCGTAGAGGGGCTTTCCCAGGGAGCCGTCAAAGGATAA
- a CDS encoding response regulator, with protein sequence MYKVLIVDDENFIRERLKEMIPWHEYGLKVTGLAEDGEEALQIMEREEPDIVISDIRMPDMTGIEMIGKARLRHPKAHYIILSAYGEFEFAKKALQLGVTDYLLKPTQPDELLEVLMKLVDRLDLSRQKKERDKRTQTYLESIRSQYIQELILGNHPGYGWEEDCVNVGLEWLLEGNLRLLLVSMEKAGFQKDLESFKTAQFAVQNVMYEVISGFRAMCPVRLSVGRWLLAVGEGASDEWLMSFSGKLRDTIAQYTKHWVHVMISETGENVLDLGRLFWETEKTMEYMGEDPNEPIRCIHPSQKELAYGQWSKPMHQLITWIAEGETDSIVNWLNELGTSFLNWDLESAQRWCFEWLFTLREHLQHNDTGSAGTARPDADGLRMRIASQYKNKELLQFFRQEIHRMIKRRHGKRPHQLIKKAIQFIEKNYNQDIHLATIAEELCMSPVYLSEFFKSQTGVTFRSYLLQVRMAEAIRLLKDPTVKVYEVSYQVGYGKVEHFVKLFKKQYGMTPSEYRGALV encoded by the coding sequence ATGTATAAAGTATTGATCGTTGATGACGAGAACTTTATCCGGGAACGGCTCAAAGAGATGATACCTTGGCACGAATACGGACTCAAAGTAACCGGTCTGGCGGAGGACGGCGAAGAGGCGCTGCAAATTATGGAGCGGGAGGAGCCTGATATCGTCATAAGCGATATACGAATGCCGGATATGACCGGCATTGAAATGATCGGCAAGGCGAGATTGCGTCATCCGAAGGCTCATTACATCATCCTGAGCGCTTACGGAGAGTTTGAATTTGCCAAAAAAGCACTGCAGCTCGGTGTTACCGATTACCTGCTCAAGCCGACCCAGCCGGATGAACTGCTGGAGGTGCTCATGAAGCTGGTCGATAGGCTGGATTTGTCAAGGCAGAAGAAGGAGCGGGATAAACGTACCCAAACTTATTTGGAATCGATCCGCTCGCAATATATCCAGGAGCTGATTTTGGGCAATCATCCGGGTTACGGCTGGGAGGAGGATTGCGTCAACGTCGGATTGGAATGGCTGCTGGAGGGTAATTTGCGTTTGCTTCTTGTTTCAATGGAGAAGGCAGGATTTCAGAAGGATCTTGAAAGTTTCAAAACCGCGCAATTTGCTGTACAGAATGTCATGTACGAGGTCATCTCCGGGTTCCGGGCAATGTGTCCTGTCCGCCTCTCCGTCGGGAGATGGCTTCTTGCTGTCGGTGAAGGGGCTTCCGATGAATGGCTTATGAGCTTCTCCGGTAAGCTGCGCGATACTATTGCCCAATACACGAAGCACTGGGTTCATGTCATGATATCCGAGACCGGAGAGAATGTGCTCGATTTGGGGAGGCTTTTCTGGGAAACGGAGAAAACAATGGAATATATGGGGGAAGATCCGAACGAGCCTATAAGATGCATTCATCCTTCGCAGAAAGAACTGGCATACGGTCAGTGGAGCAAGCCAATGCATCAGCTGATCACCTGGATCGCGGAGGGAGAGACGGATTCGATTGTTAATTGGCTGAATGAATTAGGGACGTCATTTCTCAACTGGGATCTCGAATCCGCACAGCGATGGTGTTTCGAGTGGTTATTTACCCTGCGGGAGCACCTGCAGCATAACGATACCGGCAGCGCGGGGACGGCGAGACCGGATGCGGACGGACTGCGCATGCGGATCGCCAGCCAATATAAGAACAAGGAATTGCTGCAATTTTTCCGACAGGAAATCCACCGGATGATTAAGCGCCGCCATGGAAAACGTCCGCACCAGCTGATCAAGAAGGCGATACAATTCATCGAGAAAAACTATAACCAGGATATACATCTGGCAACGATTGCAGAGGAATTGTGCATGTCGCCGGTGTATTTGAGTGAATTTTTTAAAAGTCAAACAGGTGTCACATTCCGCAGTTATCTGCTGCAGGTTAGGATGGCCGAGGCGATTCGTTTGCTCAAGGATCCTACCGTCAAGGTATATGAAGTATCCTATCAGGTAGGTTACGGGAAAGTGGAGCATTTTGTGAAGTTGTTCAAAAAGCAGTATGGGATGACCCCCTCGGAATACCGGGGGGCTTTGGTATGA
- a CDS encoding sensor histidine kinase produces the protein MLIPLIVVGAANIVLTSNIFTKQLEQSSDIILSRTATEIEQIYREFETAERLFVRDEDFVSTFETSDIPIVKQVEAANQLQQYVTKVQYINSGFRVSVIVNRPHYLTKYGLPVRSDWALLRALEPSGGEFKRVFVIREDSSGRTFNWLAPFGDVVRHELYGCLEIQIPYNTFVKIMAEPLKVGQVQYLATDKESRTIIPANGASAGTLIKPGLIAAIRQSESFPYHDTSNSDNSYFMRKIGDEWMLIGEIPRKQILSPLNKVNQWTIGIILSQIALTSLLAAGLARNFSRPIQRLASLVMRKKNEGADIYIPQIARRDEIRELYDGIRELLMEIRHEQIQKREYQLRLLQYQINPHFLYNSLDTIQWKAFEHRDRDLTDMIRNLSYFLRSGLNQADIVSVRDELMHLNSYIALQNIRYEGQFTISVSVDDGLMDQQITKISLQPLVENSIMHAMNRHSGGTRIEIRGKRTSADTFVLSVFDDGQALDLERVIRILEKRNPDPASFGIRNVHERIQLYFGDSYGLSVRKTDSGTSFDIKLPYYGPGTQFPSVNQ, from the coding sequence ATGCTTATTCCTTTAATTGTGGTCGGCGCTGCCAACATCGTCTTAACCTCCAATATATTCACCAAGCAGCTGGAACAAAGCTCGGATATCATCCTGTCCCGTACGGCTACGGAAATCGAACAAATTTACCGGGAGTTCGAAACCGCAGAAAGACTTTTTGTGCGGGATGAAGATTTTGTTTCCACTTTCGAAACATCGGATATCCCTATCGTCAAGCAGGTTGAAGCCGCGAATCAATTGCAGCAGTATGTGACGAAAGTCCAATATATCAATTCCGGATTTCGGGTGTCGGTCATCGTGAACCGGCCCCATTACTTAACTAAATACGGTCTTCCCGTGCGCAGCGACTGGGCGCTATTGAGGGCGCTGGAGCCTAGCGGCGGGGAGTTCAAACGAGTCTTCGTCATCCGGGAGGATTCCAGCGGCCGGACATTCAACTGGCTCGCGCCCTTTGGCGATGTTGTGAGGCATGAACTGTACGGCTGTCTTGAGATTCAGATCCCCTATAACACTTTCGTCAAAATTATGGCCGAACCGCTGAAGGTGGGGCAGGTTCAATACTTGGCCACCGACAAGGAAAGCCGCACCATCATTCCGGCTAACGGCGCTTCAGCCGGTACGTTAATCAAACCCGGGCTTATCGCTGCAATCAGGCAAAGCGAAAGCTTCCCTTACCATGATACTTCCAATTCCGATAATTCCTACTTTATGAGGAAGATCGGCGACGAGTGGATGTTAATCGGAGAAATTCCGCGAAAGCAAATCCTTTCTCCGTTGAACAAAGTGAATCAGTGGACCATCGGAATAATCCTTTCCCAGATCGCTCTTACTTCCTTGCTTGCGGCAGGGTTGGCGCGTAACTTTTCACGGCCGATTCAGAGGTTAGCCTCGCTCGTCATGAGAAAGAAGAACGAGGGGGCGGACATCTACATCCCCCAAATTGCGCGCAGGGACGAAATTCGGGAGCTGTATGACGGGATTCGCGAGCTGCTGATGGAAATCAGGCACGAACAGATTCAGAAGAGGGAATATCAACTGAGGCTGCTGCAGTACCAAATCAATCCGCATTTTCTGTATAACAGCCTCGATACGATCCAATGGAAGGCGTTCGAACACAGGGACCGGGATCTAACCGATATGATACGAAATCTGAGCTACTTTCTGAGATCGGGGCTGAATCAGGCCGATATCGTATCCGTCCGGGATGAGCTAATGCATTTGAACAGCTATATCGCCCTGCAGAACATTCGTTATGAAGGACAATTTACCATTTCAGTATCCGTGGATGATGGATTAATGGACCAGCAGATTACGAAAATCTCGCTGCAGCCGCTTGTGGAAAATTCGATCATGCATGCAATGAACCGTCATTCAGGCGGCACCCGAATTGAAATTAGGGGAAAGCGAACCAGTGCGGACACGTTCGTTCTGTCGGTATTCGACGACGGTCAAGCGCTTGATCTGGAAAGGGTTATCCGCATACTCGAGAAGCGGAATCCTGATCCGGCCTCCTTCGGGATACGAAACGTGCATGAACGTATACAGCTGTATTTTGGCGATAGTTACGGGCTGTCGGTAAGGAAAACAGACTCAGGGACCAGCTTTGATATAAAACTTCCATACTATGGACCGGGAACACAATTTCCCTCAGTTAATCAGTAA
- a CDS encoding ABC transporter substrate-binding protein, which produces MRFRKSGLAVLSALLIAFSVGCSTGSDTKNQPGTQGNTNANKDVSKEENTPKEKVVIEVWSNTRHDKDVREAMIKKYNETNTDNIEIAYKIFTDNYNDQLKLALNAGKLPDLAYNFPSSMADADFNLDLTSLITPEIKERFDPSAFFVAPWAKNGELTAVSENITNFKLVYNKDLFKASGLDPEKPPTTWQEMRDYAKIITEKGEGKKFGLGLPLKQTVFWNYYVILPAARSGESLGRGGWNAVTGKYDFSIFSKFIKWWVDVNKDGSIFPGIGTYDNDMIRAQFSEGNVGMLSAATWDIGVFNDQFPAKIDWGVAEFPTWEGKVLGGNPYETGNGYNINKNTKHLEEAKKVWEFLISDEMFVELAKKGLGTFTNIAAQDKAIQPTDRKGVTGFLITPPATDYPREPKLDFSVMNPPPKVGNLDVNKGSVLFDVMNQAFLSGKEADIDKQLKDLSGVFNEIVDANVKAGKVDLSKYVKPDFTPLQK; this is translated from the coding sequence ATGCGGTTTAGGAAAAGCGGATTAGCGGTTTTGAGTGCCCTCTTAATCGCCTTTTCGGTCGGCTGCTCGACCGGATCCGATACGAAAAACCAACCGGGCACACAAGGCAATACCAACGCAAACAAAGATGTCAGTAAAGAGGAGAATACTCCGAAGGAAAAGGTCGTCATCGAGGTGTGGTCCAATACCCGCCACGATAAGGATGTCCGGGAAGCGATGATCAAAAAGTACAATGAAACCAATACCGACAATATTGAAATCGCTTACAAAATTTTCACCGACAATTATAACGATCAGTTAAAGCTTGCGCTCAACGCCGGGAAGCTTCCGGATCTGGCCTATAATTTCCCGAGTTCAATGGCTGATGCCGATTTCAATCTGGATTTGACAAGCTTGATTACGCCAGAGATCAAAGAAAGATTCGATCCATCCGCTTTCTTCGTCGCTCCATGGGCCAAGAATGGCGAGCTTACAGCCGTTTCCGAGAACATAACGAATTTCAAGCTTGTTTATAATAAGGACTTGTTTAAGGCGTCAGGCCTTGATCCGGAGAAACCGCCTACAACTTGGCAGGAAATGCGTGATTATGCCAAGATCATTACGGAAAAAGGCGAAGGCAAGAAATTCGGCTTGGGCTTGCCGCTCAAGCAGACCGTTTTCTGGAATTACTATGTTATCCTGCCTGCTGCACGGTCTGGTGAAAGCCTCGGCCGCGGCGGATGGAATGCAGTAACAGGCAAATATGATTTCAGCATCTTCTCCAAATTTATCAAATGGTGGGTCGATGTGAACAAGGACGGCAGTATTTTCCCGGGAATAGGTACGTATGACAACGATATGATCCGGGCTCAATTCTCCGAGGGCAATGTCGGGATGCTATCCGCGGCAACATGGGACATCGGCGTGTTCAACGATCAGTTCCCGGCCAAAATCGATTGGGGTGTAGCTGAATTCCCGACATGGGAAGGAAAAGTCCTTGGCGGAAACCCTTACGAAACGGGCAACGGATATAACATCAATAAAAACACCAAGCATTTGGAAGAAGCCAAGAAGGTATGGGAGTTTCTGATTTCCGATGAAATGTTCGTCGAGCTTGCGAAGAAAGGTCTCGGTACATTTACAAATATTGCGGCTCAGGATAAAGCGATCCAGCCTACGGACCGCAAAGGAGTCACCGGGTTCCTCATCACGCCGCCAGCCACCGATTATCCGCGTGAACCAAAGCTCGATTTCTCCGTGATGAACCCGCCTCCGAAGGTTGGGAATCTGGATGTGAACAAGGGTTCAGTGCTGTTTGATGTCATGAATCAGGCCTTCTTAAGCGGCAAGGAAGCCGATATCGATAAGCAGCTGAAGGACCTGTCGGGTGTATTCAACGAAATCGTCGATGCCAATGTCAAGGCGGGCAAAGTGGATTTAAGCAAGTACGTTAAGCCCGATTTCACCCCGCTTCAAAAGTAG
- a CDS encoding OmpL47-type beta-barrel domain-containing protein has product MIVRNIWHKYSGLLSVLIVISLALSSLVIPIGNQGKAGADGAGFNPPVIRGFNTSAFGDLKRAKDVYGANAFRLQLTPRTEAARSGVSIAIAWQRQLDKMESALQEAGRQGMYVIVDLHEPPLADPGLKVNSDAFWNNNANLQILIDSWTEMTQRFAPYRANIWGYDLFNEPFNQSELPLGAANWPNWAQQIVDAIRVYDTETAIIYEPSPGDLTRAFVENEWIDAGPGYPVKWQGDFQLIDDDKVIYSVHVYNPFSYSHQGLSTFNQAPVTTDWPDKYAYPGMIDGVYWDKNMLLQGTNLSTGLQPVIDFQKKYDVPIYVGEFSAIRWAPGAAQYTKELIDIFEQYGWSWTYHAYREWHGWDPEYNETMTSDVNRESAKATEPTDRELILKAYFDRNEFLQPNGMPSPAANLVQNGGFEKDTNFDGLADHWGKGPDVEAFLVNTGGSNAQRVKVPAAGRGIDQAWFSVSDQNKYLLRAKIRVISGKIQFLHYDTTSTGTYVGTGNVATLTNTGGVFVTKELTFVPTAGVGRTAVWFYADMASEFMVDDVELIDLGRATPVNPPQTTANVAAPGHVQFTATAYDGASVARTEYRIVGQSGGWTTVPSGGLTIPVPGDYIVGYRSVDTSGNTEWGKSLAVDTMVPTTTASISPAEPDGPDGYYVNPVTVTLTATDSQSGVDKTEYSLDNGVNWHPYLAPVTVGEEGQYTMGYRSTDKAGNMEAAKTIRFNLKTTMVTVRLSDSGGNPLSGGTIKYYDGGWKEFGITDASGTVSKSLPDKSYSFAMTYEGTTKQKVQNTGTDGTVDFQTVNVNVQLRDSQGNPLDTGTVKYYAGGWRTIGITRGGQASKELLPGSYTFGMTYEGTYSEKVQNTGTDARVVFQTVNVKVQLKDSQGNPLAAGTVKYYAGSWRTIGNTTGGQVSKELLPGSYTFGMTYEGTYLQKAQNTGIDSTVVFQTVNVKVQLKDSQGNPLDTGTARYYAGFWRTIGNTAGGEVTKELLPGSYTFGMTYGSTYKEIVGNTADNPIIVFQI; this is encoded by the coding sequence ATGATAGTCCGAAACATTTGGCACAAATATTCCGGTCTGTTGTCTGTATTGATAGTGATATCGCTTGCATTATCTTCGCTCGTTATACCAATCGGAAACCAGGGTAAAGCGGGGGCTGACGGTGCAGGCTTCAATCCTCCCGTTATCAGGGGTTTCAATACAAGCGCTTTCGGCGATCTGAAAAGGGCGAAGGACGTATATGGGGCCAATGCGTTCCGACTGCAGCTGACGCCCCGGACGGAAGCGGCCAGAAGCGGTGTCTCCATCGCCATCGCATGGCAAAGGCAGCTCGACAAAATGGAATCTGCTCTCCAGGAAGCCGGAAGGCAGGGGATGTACGTTATTGTCGATTTGCATGAACCTCCGCTTGCGGATCCAGGTCTGAAAGTAAATTCGGATGCTTTCTGGAACAACAACGCGAATTTGCAAATTCTAATCGACAGTTGGACGGAGATGACGCAGCGGTTTGCGCCTTACCGGGCTAACATTTGGGGTTACGACCTGTTCAATGAGCCGTTTAACCAATCTGAACTGCCGCTGGGCGCGGCGAACTGGCCTAATTGGGCACAGCAAATTGTCGACGCCATCCGGGTATACGATACGGAGACCGCGATTATTTACGAGCCCAGCCCAGGGGACCTGACGAGGGCTTTTGTCGAGAATGAATGGATAGATGCGGGACCGGGCTATCCCGTTAAATGGCAGGGAGATTTTCAGCTCATTGACGATGATAAAGTCATTTACAGTGTTCATGTGTATAATCCGTTCAGTTACTCGCATCAGGGTTTATCGACCTTCAACCAGGCCCCGGTTACGACGGATTGGCCTGACAAATATGCATATCCGGGCATGATTGACGGAGTTTATTGGGATAAAAACATGCTGCTGCAAGGGACCAATCTTAGTACAGGTCTGCAGCCGGTCATTGATTTTCAGAAGAAATACGATGTCCCCATCTATGTCGGAGAATTCAGCGCGATCCGCTGGGCCCCGGGAGCGGCACAGTACACGAAAGAGCTGATCGATATCTTCGAGCAGTACGGCTGGAGCTGGACTTATCATGCTTATAGAGAGTGGCACGGCTGGGATCCGGAATACAACGAGACCATGACCAGCGATGTTAACCGCGAGTCGGCGAAAGCAACAGAGCCGACCGATCGCGAGCTGATTCTGAAGGCATATTTCGACCGTAATGAATTTCTTCAGCCTAATGGCATGCCTTCCCCTGCGGCCAATCTCGTTCAAAACGGCGGCTTCGAGAAGGATACAAATTTTGACGGACTCGCCGATCACTGGGGCAAAGGTCCGGATGTGGAAGCTTTCCTGGTGAATACCGGCGGTTCTAACGCCCAAAGGGTGAAAGTGCCGGCAGCGGGAAGGGGCATTGATCAGGCATGGTTTTCGGTATCGGATCAGAACAAATATTTGCTCAGGGCTAAAATCCGGGTAATCAGCGGGAAAATCCAGTTCCTGCATTATGATACGACGAGCACCGGCACTTATGTGGGGACGGGCAATGTGGCCACACTCACTAATACCGGTGGGGTGTTTGTGACGAAGGAGCTCACATTCGTACCGACCGCAGGCGTAGGCCGAACCGCCGTCTGGTTCTACGCGGACATGGCGAGCGAATTCATGGTCGACGATGTGGAACTGATTGATCTGGGCAGGGCGACTCCGGTTAACCCGCCGCAAACGACAGCCAATGTCGCAGCTCCCGGGCATGTTCAATTTACCGCGACTGCTTACGACGGAGCATCGGTAGCGAGAACCGAATACCGGATTGTCGGCCAGAGCGGCGGGTGGACTACGGTACCAAGCGGAGGATTAACGATACCGGTTCCCGGAGACTACATCGTGGGATATCGTTCCGTAGACACCTCAGGCAATACGGAGTGGGGTAAATCGCTCGCCGTAGACACGATGGTACCGACTACAACAGCCTCAATATCGCCTGCTGAGCCTGATGGACCGGACGGCTACTATGTGAATCCGGTTACGGTTACATTGACGGCGACCGACAGCCAATCGGGCGTAGATAAAACCGAGTACAGTCTTGATAACGGAGTGAACTGGCACCCGTATCTTGCGCCCGTCACCGTAGGGGAGGAGGGGCAATATACGATGGGATACCGCTCCACGGATAAGGCAGGCAATATGGAAGCGGCGAAAACCATTCGTTTTAATCTCAAAACAACGATGGTTACCGTGCGGCTGAGTGACAGCGGAGGGAATCCCCTTAGCGGAGGTACGATCAAATATTACGACGGCGGCTGGAAGGAGTTCGGGATTACCGATGCTTCCGGGACGGTGAGCAAATCGCTGCCTGATAAAAGCTATTCGTTCGCAATGACGTATGAGGGTACGACAAAGCAGAAGGTGCAAAACACCGGAACCGACGGAACTGTCGACTTCCAGACGGTCAATGTTAACGTGCAGCTCAGAGACAGCCAGGGCAACCCGCTCGATACCGGCACGGTCAAATATTATGCAGGCGGCTGGCGCACGATCGGGATTACAAGGGGAGGTCAGGCAAGCAAGGAACTGCTGCCCGGTTCTTACACATTCGGAATGACCTATGAGGGTACGTATTCGGAAAAGGTGCAGAACACAGGCACGGACGCGAGGGTAGTCTTCCAGACGGTTAATGTGAAGGTGCAGCTTAAGGACAGCCAAGGCAATCCACTCGCCGCCGGTACGGTCAAATATTACGCGGGAAGCTGGCGGACGATCGGGAACACGACCGGCGGTCAAGTGAGCAAGGAGCTGTTGCCCGGTTCTTACACCTTCGGGATGACTTATGAGGGGACTTATTTGCAAAAGGCGCAAAATACCGGTATCGATTCGACTGTGGTTTTTCAGACGGTTAACGTGAAAGTACAGCTTAAAGACAGTCAGGGCAATCCGCTCGACACCGGCACTGCCAGATACTATGCCGGCTTCTGGAGGACAATCGGAAACACGGCAGGAGGCGAGGTAACCAAGGAGCTGCTTCCCGGGTCTTACACATTCGGAATGACTTATGGGAGTACGTATAAAGAAATAGTTGGTAATACGGCCGATAATCCAATAATCGTGTTTCAGATATAG